A window from Nitrospira sp. encodes these proteins:
- a CDS encoding molybdenum cofactor guanylyltransferase, producing MNVTGVVLAGGKSRRMGEDKRFLLVGEETLLTRTTSVMAQLFPEVLVIIAQDSPPLTVSGCLVHRDLIAGCGSLGGLYTGLVKASEQRIFVVACDMPFLNPDMIRWFVDRDPAADIVMARLPTGLQSLHALYSKRALPVLERMATMHTLKIQQIVSEPSLHTTVVLADEWGERDALARSFQNVNTPADLAAARAALRNRSLTR from the coding sequence ATGAATGTCACTGGAGTCGTGCTGGCCGGCGGCAAGAGCCGGCGGATGGGGGAGGATAAGCGTTTCCTACTGGTCGGGGAGGAGACGTTATTGACGCGAACGACCTCGGTGATGGCTCAGCTCTTTCCTGAAGTGCTCGTGATTATTGCGCAGGATAGTCCGCCGCTCACAGTCTCCGGATGCCTCGTTCACAGAGATCTCATTGCAGGTTGTGGAAGTCTCGGCGGCCTCTACACAGGTTTGGTAAAGGCTTCGGAGCAGCGTATTTTCGTCGTGGCCTGTGATATGCCGTTTCTGAATCCCGACATGATCCGCTGGTTTGTCGATCGCGATCCTGCAGCAGACATTGTGATGGCACGTTTGCCGACCGGGCTGCAATCTCTTCACGCGCTCTATAGTAAACGCGCATTGCCTGTCCTGGAGCGCATGGCCACCATGCATACTCTGAAGATCCAACAGATTGTCTCAGAACCCTCACTCCACACAACCGTCGTTTTGGCCGACGAGTGGGGCGAGCGTGATGCCCTCGCCCGATCGTTTCAGAATGTGAACACGCCGGCTGATCTCGCCGCGGCGAGAGCCGCACTTCGTAACCGTTCATTGACTCGATAA